The nucleotide sequence AGGTTCATGCGGCTGGGCCGTTAGGGGATCCCTGAAGAAAAACACTGCGTCCATTAAATTATTGGCGATCCGTGCGCCGATTTCCTGATCACCGCCAAAAGGGCCGGATTGAAACCTTGTCACTTCCAAACCGGTTGCTTCAATGATCCTCAATCCTGTAGTCCCGGTTGCGTATAACGTATGCTTTTCAAAAATATTCTTGTAAGCAACTGCGAACCCCACTAGATCATCTTTCTTTTTATCATGGGCAATTAAAGCAATGTTCATGGTTTCTCCCCTATTCAATGATATTTTCTAATCCGTAAACAAAAGTATCCATTTTCATGACTGTATCGACAGCAAGTTTCACTCCTGACATAAACGAGCTTCGATTATACGAGTCATGGCGGATCGTTAATGTTTGACCGTCAGCGCCGAATAACACCTGCTGGTGGGCAATCAGTCCAGGCAGCCTAACAGAGTGTATGTGCATACCTTCATAATCCGCACCGCGGGCACCTTGAATCGTTTCCTTTTCGTCAGGATGGCCCTGTTTTTTCGGTTCGCGTACATCAGATATCATTTGTGCCGTTTTTACTGCTGTTCCCGATGGAGCATCAAGCTTCTGGTCATGGTGCAGCTCAATGATCTCCACGTCATTGAAATACCTGGCAGCCATCTGAGAAAATTTCATCATCAAAACTGCCCCGACCGCAAAGTTTGGGGCGATGATACAACCTGTTTCATGTTCTGCGCACAGCTGTTCAAGTTCTTCAAGGTCTTCCTTACTGAACCCTGTTGTCCCTACAACTGGGCGTATTTTATATTTCAAAGCGGTCTTTGTATGGAACATGCCTACTTCAGGTGTCGTCAGATCAATTAGGACATCTGGCTCAACTTCCTGGAGACATTTTTCGAAATCTGTGTAAATCAAGGCCTTGCTCTCAGGGAAGCCGTCCAGTTCCCCAACCGTTAAACCATCAAACTTTCTATCAACTACTCCCACTAGTTCATACGATTCAGTAGAAAGGACGAGGTTTACAGCCTCTTTTCCCATTCTTCCACGTGGTCCTGCAATAACAATCTTAACTTTCTCCATATCTTTAGTCTCCTTTAGCTGTCTTTTCTCGTCCAGCGGTCTTTGTCTCTTGTATTGAACTTTTTCATGACCATGTTATGTGCTTCTTCAAGGTTTATATTTAAAGAGTTGGCAAAACATATCATAACAAATAGCATATCTCCCAGCTCTTCTTCAATTGTCTTTTCTTTTTCATCATTTTTCTTTGGTTTCTCGCCATAATAATGATTTACCTCACGTGCCAGCTCCCCGAGCTCCTCGGTCATGCGTGCAGTCAAAGCAAGCGGACTGAAGTAACCTTCTTTAAATTGGCTTATATAAGTATCCACTTCCTGCTGGAGTTCTTTCATCGTTTTATTGCCACTCAAGAAACTCACCCAACCTTTTTATGTATGTTTATCTATATCGATGTTAGCTTAATGGAGGTGCTTTGACAAATATTTTTATTTCAAACTATTTTTCTGCAGACTGTCTCAAAGCATTTTTCTGACCAAATACTCCAGGCGCAAAATAAGAAATGGAACATAGAAGATTCCGACTTTTCAAGCCCCCTCCTGTAAAAGATTGCCCTTGTTGGTTATATTTTATATAATATAAGCGCTTTGTTAGGTAAAATTTCAGTCGTACTATTAGGAGGAATAAATCGTGCTTAACGGCTTAAAAATCAAAAACATCTTATTCATTTTGTTTGGTGCGGCTATTTTCTCATTCGGACTTGTTCATTTCAATATGCAGAATAACCTCGCAGAAGGGGGTTTCACCGGGATTACACTTTTGCTTTATTTTGTATTCGGGTGGTCTCCTTCCATTACTAACCTATTATTAAACTTGCCGCTTTTTTTCATAGGATGGAAGCTGCTTGGCCGAAATGTATTTATTTATACAATTATAGGAACAGTAGGTGTCTCTATTTTTCTGGGCATATTCCAAAAATATCAAATCGAGATGCCCTTATATGAGGACTTATTTTTAGCGGCCTTGTTTGCAGGGGTGTTCATCGGCATCGGTCTTGGAATCATATTCCGTTATGGCGGCACTACGGGCGGAGTCGACATCATCGCCAGACTGGCTCAGAAGTATTTTGGATGGACAATGGGCCGGACCATGTTCATGTTTGACTTTGGTGTCATTACACTTTCACTTATTACATATTTGAACTACAGGGAAGCCATGTATACACTTGTGGTCGTTTTTGTAGGGGCCAGGGTGATTGATTTTATGCAGGAAGGTTCCTACGCTGCAAGAGGAGCAATGATCATCTCGGAGAAAAATGAGGATATCGCAGCGAAAATCATGAAAGAAATGGACCGCGGAGTTACCAGCCTAAAAGCTGTAGGCTCTTATACGAAAGCGGAAAGAGATGTTTTATACTGCGTGGTCGCTAAGAATGAAATCGTCCGTTTGAAAAGTGTCATAAATTCAGTTGATCCCCACGCATTTGTATCGGTTACTGTTGTCCATGATGTACTGGGAGAAGGATTTACGCTAGATGAAAATAAACTGCCTCTTGAAAGATAAAAAATCCGGATGATTATCCGGATTTTTTTTATTCTTCACTACTAGTCATTCCTGTGTAAATCATTACTAAACGAACAAGTTCAAGAACCGCAACAGCTGCTGCAGCTACATAGGTCAAAGCTGCGGCATTCAATACTTTCTTCGTTTCTCTTTCTTCATCATTCCTGATGATCCCAGCTGAAACTACCTGTTCCATTGCACGGTTCGATGCATTGAATTCAACCGGCAAAGTTACCAATTGGAATACTACAGCCGCGGCCATGAAAAGGATACCTAGTAAAAGCAATCCGCTTAATTGAGCAAAAATCCCAATTAGGATCAGAATCCAGGAAAAGTTTGAACCTAAGCTTGCCACTGGAACAAGCGCATGGCGGAATCTAAGGTACGAATAGTCTTCAGCATCCTGAATCGCATGGCCTACTTCGTGAGCAGCAATTGCAGCGGCTGCGACTGAATGGCCAAAAAAGTTATCTGAAGATAGACGGACAACCTTTGAACGCGGGTCGTAGTGGTCACTTAAATAACCTCTGGTTTCTTCGACACCAACATTGTATAAACCGTTATTATCGAGAATTTTACGAGCCACCTCTGCACCCGTCATATGGGACGAAGAAGCCACCTGTGAATATTTCTTGTATGCCCCTTTTACCTTGAATTGAGCCCATAACGGGATCAAAATAATTAGCGCAAAATAGATTATTATAGACATCTAGTACCTCCCCTTACATCTCATGATGTTATCACTATTTTATAAATACTAGAATAAGGTGTCAATTCTTATGTTCTTTTTGGACATTTTTCTTTTTATCATGATCGCCTTTATATTTTCTCCAGCCTACATAGGACAATGTAAGGATTATGATGCTTCCAGTAGAAATCATTACCCACCACAGTGAAGGATCCGCTTCATCCTCCGTCATATCATCAAAGATATTCTGTAAATCCGATTCAAGTTCTTCAAGTTCTTCCTGGCTTGAAGCCTCTTGTAAAACCTGAGGCCGGTACTGGTCAATAAAACTTACTTTAGCATCGACTTTTTGGATTCTTTCCGGATTGATGTCAATCTTCATACTAGGATAAATCACATTGTA is from Mesobacillus boroniphilus and encodes:
- the mgsA gene encoding methylglyoxal synthase, coding for MNIALIAHDKKKDDLVGFAVAYKNIFEKHTLYATGTTGLRIIEATGLEVTRFQSGPFGGDQEIGARIANNLMDAVFFFRDPLTAQPHEPDVTALVRLCDVYSVPLASNMGTAEILVKGIERGDLDWRNIVKKETGDEHGSDEA
- the dapB gene encoding 4-hydroxy-tetrahydrodipicolinate reductase, which translates into the protein MEKVKIVIAGPRGRMGKEAVNLVLSTESYELVGVVDRKFDGLTVGELDGFPESKALIYTDFEKCLQEVEPDVLIDLTTPEVGMFHTKTALKYKIRPVVGTTGFSKEDLEELEQLCAEHETGCIIAPNFAVGAVLMMKFSQMAARYFNDVEIIELHHDQKLDAPSGTAVKTAQMISDVREPKKQGHPDEKETIQGARGADYEGMHIHSVRLPGLIAHQQVLFGADGQTLTIRHDSYNRSSFMSGVKLAVDTVMKMDTFVYGLENIIE
- a CDS encoding nucleotide pyrophosphohydrolase, producing the protein MKELQQEVDTYISQFKEGYFSPLALTARMTEELGELAREVNHYYGEKPKKNDEKEKTIEEELGDMLFVMICFANSLNINLEEAHNMVMKKFNTRDKDRWTRKDS
- a CDS encoding YitT family protein, which translates into the protein MLNGLKIKNILFILFGAAIFSFGLVHFNMQNNLAEGGFTGITLLLYFVFGWSPSITNLLLNLPLFFIGWKLLGRNVFIYTIIGTVGVSIFLGIFQKYQIEMPLYEDLFLAALFAGVFIGIGLGIIFRYGGTTGGVDIIARLAQKYFGWTMGRTMFMFDFGVITLSLITYLNYREAMYTLVVVFVGARVIDFMQEGSYAARGAMIISEKNEDIAAKIMKEMDRGVTSLKAVGSYTKAERDVLYCVVAKNEIVRLKSVINSVDPHAFVSVTVVHDVLGEGFTLDENKLPLER
- a CDS encoding zinc metallopeptidase, which gives rise to MSIIIYFALIILIPLWAQFKVKGAYKKYSQVASSSHMTGAEVARKILDNNGLYNVGVEETRGYLSDHYDPRSKVVRLSSDNFFGHSVAAAAIAAHEVGHAIQDAEDYSYLRFRHALVPVASLGSNFSWILILIGIFAQLSGLLLLGILFMAAAVVFQLVTLPVEFNASNRAMEQVVSAGIIRNDEERETKKVLNAAALTYVAAAAVAVLELVRLVMIYTGMTSSEE